TTTTACTTTGCTAAGAGCATTTTCTTAACAGAAAAATAATTACCTACTTGTAATGGTTCGACTGAACTCACCACAAGCTTATAAAAATATAAACCGCTTGAAAATTGAGAGGCATCCCACTCAACTTCATAATAACCCGTTTCTTTATATCCATCAACTAGTTGTTCGACTTCCCTGCCTAATACATCATA
The sequence above is drawn from the Bacteroidota bacterium genome and encodes:
- a CDS encoding T9SS type A sorting domain-containing protein, giving the protein PRPCEFYKAGEGELENSYNNIPAEYVLEQNHPNPFNPTTQIGYALPEASYVTLKVYDVLGREVEQLVDGYKETGYYEVEWDASQFSSGLYFYKLVVSSVEPLQVGNYFSVKKMLLAK